The following proteins are encoded in a genomic region of Trichocoleus sp.:
- a CDS encoding MGMT family protein, whose product MHPQERQSPTYEAIYAIARQIPPGKVATYGQVAQLANLPGQARLVGYALYRVGAESDVPWQRVINAKGEISESPFRNGTDYLQRSLLEQEGILFNAAGKINLRDYRWQPEWE is encoded by the coding sequence GTGCATCCTCAGGAAAGGCAGTCCCCCACCTACGAAGCAATCTATGCGATCGCGCGGCAGATTCCACCAGGCAAAGTCGCAACTTATGGGCAAGTCGCACAGTTAGCAAACCTCCCCGGACAAGCAAGGTTGGTTGGCTATGCCCTCTACCGAGTCGGTGCAGAATCAGACGTTCCCTGGCAGCGGGTGATCAATGCGAAGGGCGAAATTTCGGAGTCTCCCTTTCGGAACGGCACAGACTATTTGCAACGATCGCTTCTGGAACAGGAGGGCATTCTGTTCAACGCAGCCGGAAAAATTAACCTGCGTGACTATCGCTGGCAGCCGGAATGGGAGTAA
- a CDS encoding CHASE2 domain-containing protein, whose amino-acid sequence MAPLGFRRFNWVKKLKRELQQGRLWMVAVIVTVGVCLLRFSSILQPLELSALDHLFRLRPPEASDPRIVLVTVRDADITQAQSWPLSDAVVAKVIEQVRSTSPRAIGLALYRDLLFGEGSAALKSTFETTPNLIGIEKLADDDTVGVAPPPTLKARQQTGFSNVIVDADNRVRRSLLFLADEHETHRSFALTVALKYLEAQGISLQASGTEVQIGGLHLLPFKSDDGGYRGADAGGYQILANPRHPSAAFKTVSLTQVLAGEFDPKLMRDRIVLIGSTANSVRDFFYTAYSAGGDGNAEPINGVELQAQEVSQILSAVLDGRSLLSVPPEWFKWGWLLGWSWLGAILSWKIRPLERSVLGVLIASLGLITLCYLAFLAGLWIPLIPPLIALFAAAAANTGYLARQQGELKKSKEFLNSIINTIPDPVFVKDKQHRWIVLNQAFCHFIGYPLETLLEKSDYDFFSPQQASFFWQQDELTFASGVHQESEEEFTDARGVNYLIATKRSLHRDSAGNVFLVGVIRDITRRKQVEEELRRTAAELVRSNAELRQAKANLTRLAFYDPLTGLPNRKLLQERLSQAITWAEDQGQMIALLFLDLDGFKFVNDTHGHHVGDILLRTVAQRLVGCLRSSDTVARLGGDEFVVLLPGIPAVADIITVADKILFTLAQSFVLEGQIMSVSTSIGISIFPTDSDDSGELVRQADQAMYRAKQLGKNCYTFFDQNLLSSAPIED is encoded by the coding sequence ATGGCACCGTTGGGGTTTAGACGGTTCAACTGGGTCAAGAAACTCAAGCGGGAGCTTCAGCAAGGACGCCTCTGGATGGTCGCGGTCATTGTGACCGTAGGAGTATGCTTGCTGCGTTTTAGCAGTATCCTTCAGCCCCTCGAACTATCAGCCCTCGATCACCTCTTTCGTCTGCGTCCTCCAGAAGCCAGCGATCCGCGCATTGTGCTGGTGACGGTTCGTGATGCTGATATTACTCAGGCTCAATCTTGGCCTCTGTCAGATGCGGTTGTCGCGAAGGTTATTGAGCAGGTTCGATCGACCAGTCCACGCGCGATCGGGTTGGCACTCTATCGAGATCTGCTGTTTGGAGAAGGGTCAGCTGCCCTAAAATCCACTTTTGAAACGACTCCAAACCTGATTGGCATTGAGAAGCTGGCAGATGACGATACAGTAGGAGTTGCTCCACCACCTACTCTCAAAGCGCGGCAACAGACTGGCTTCAGTAATGTAATTGTTGATGCAGATAATCGTGTTCGACGATCGCTGCTTTTTCTTGCAGACGAGCACGAAACTCATCGTAGCTTTGCCCTGACAGTGGCACTTAAATACCTCGAAGCCCAAGGAATCTCTCTTCAAGCCTCGGGGACTGAGGTACAAATAGGGGGTTTACACCTCCTGCCCTTTAAATCAGACGATGGTGGCTATCGAGGCGCAGATGCAGGCGGCTACCAAATTTTGGCAAATCCGCGTCATCCTAGTGCTGCATTCAAAACAGTTTCGCTGACTCAAGTTCTGGCAGGTGAGTTTGACCCCAAACTAATGCGCGATCGAATTGTGTTGATCGGCTCAACTGCAAACAGCGTGCGTGATTTTTTCTACACTGCCTATAGTGCGGGAGGAGACGGCAATGCTGAACCAATTAATGGCGTCGAGCTTCAGGCACAGGAAGTCAGCCAAATTCTGAGTGCTGTTTTGGATGGACGATCGCTACTCTCTGTACCGCCAGAGTGGTTTAAGTGGGGGTGGCTGCTAGGCTGGTCTTGGTTAGGAGCAATCCTGAGCTGGAAAATTCGCCCACTGGAGCGATCGGTTCTGGGAGTGCTGATTGCCAGTTTAGGGCTGATAACGCTCTGCTACCTGGCATTTTTAGCAGGCTTGTGGATACCTTTGATCCCGCCCCTAATTGCCTTGTTTGCTGCTGCTGCCGCCAATACTGGTTATCTGGCTCGCCAGCAAGGAGAGTTGAAGAAATCCAAGGAATTCCTCAATTCAATCATCAACACCATTCCTGATCCGGTCTTTGTCAAGGATAAGCAGCACCGCTGGATTGTCTTGAATCAGGCTTTCTGCCATTTCATCGGCTATCCCCTGGAAACCCTGCTCGAAAAATCTGACTATGATTTCTTTTCGCCCCAGCAAGCCAGCTTCTTCTGGCAGCAAGACGAGTTAACCTTTGCGTCTGGTGTGCATCAAGAGAGTGAAGAAGAATTTACCGACGCGAGAGGAGTCAATTACCTGATTGCGACAAAACGATCGCTGCACCGAGACAGCGCCGGAAACGTATTCCTGGTTGGGGTAATCCGCGATATCACCCGTCGGAAGCAGGTTGAAGAAGAGCTACGTCGAACTGCTGCGGAGTTGGTGCGATCGAATGCGGAACTCCGTCAGGCAAAAGCAAACCTTACCCGCCTTGCCTTTTATGACCCGCTCACAGGGTTGCCCAACCGCAAGCTGCTTCAAGAACGATTAAGCCAGGCAATCACCTGGGCAGAAGATCAGGGACAAATGATTGCGCTGCTCTTTCTCGACCTGGATGGCTTCAAGTTCGTCAATGATACGCATGGTCATCATGTTGGCGATATCTTGCTCCGCACAGTGGCACAGCGGCTAGTCGGCTGTCTTCGCAGTAGTGACACGGTAGCCCGGCTGGGCGGGGATGAGTTCGTCGTTCTGCTGCCCGGAATTCCAGCTGTGGCTGACATCATTACTGTTGCCGATAAAATCCTCTTTACCCTTGCCCAAAGCTTTGTCCTGGAAGGCCAGATCATGAGCGTTTCTACCAGCATCGGCATCAGCATCTTTCCCACCGACAGCGACGACTCTGGTGAGCTTGTTCGTCAGGCGGATCAGGCAATGTATCGTGCGAAGCAATTAGGTAAAAACTGCTATACCTTCTTTGACCAAAATCTGCTTTCAAGTGCGCCGATCGAGGATTAG
- the glgB gene encoding 1,4-alpha-glucan branching enzyme, protein MSMTVAPEQIERIVWNQHHDPFEVLGPHQIQENGKAAWVVRAYLPRASAAWVIHPDERKEYPMQSVHNPHFFECVLNVDELKNYQLRIQEGEHERVIYDPYAFRSPNLTDFDIHLFNEGNHHRIYEKLGAHPTEVNGVKGVYFAVWAPNARNVSVLGDFNQWDGRLHQMRIRGNGVWELFIPDLQAGTSYKYEIKNHQGHIYEKSDPYGFYQEVRPKTASIVADLSDYEWQDSDWMEKRRHNDALTQPVSVYEVHIGSWLHGSAAEPAHDQHGNPIPPVIVADLKPGARFLTYRELADRLIPYVKELGFTHVELLPISEHPFDGSWGYQVTGYYAVTSRYGTPQDFMYFVDQCHQNGIGVIIDWVPGHFPKDGHGLAFFDGSHLYEYADPRKGEHKEWGTLVFNYARNEVRNFLVANALFWFDKYHIDGIRVDAVASMLYLDYLRPTGEWVPNQYGGRENIEAAEFLRQMNHVVFSYFPGVLTIAEESTSWPMVSWPTYVGGLGFNLKWNMGWMHDMLDYFHMDPWFRQFHQNNITFSIWYAFTENFMLALSHDEVVHGKSPMIGKMPGDEWQKFANLRCLYTYMFTHPGKKTLFMSSEFGQWSEWNVWGDLEWHLLQYEPHQKLKYFMSRLNQLYRDEPALYQLDFTSDGFEWIDCSDNRHSVVSFIRRAKDPDEYVVMVCNFTPQPHSHYRVGVPELGFYTELFNSDAREYGGSNMGNLGGKWAEEWSFHNRPYSIDLCLPPLGVLVLKLDRQKTLEAQKAKKQIEE, encoded by the coding sequence ATGTCCATGACCGTTGCTCCAGAGCAGATCGAACGGATTGTTTGGAACCAGCACCACGACCCGTTTGAAGTCCTGGGACCTCATCAGATCCAAGAAAACGGAAAAGCCGCTTGGGTGGTGAGAGCCTACCTTCCTCGTGCAAGTGCTGCCTGGGTGATCCATCCGGATGAGCGTAAAGAATACCCGATGCAGTCCGTTCATAATCCTCATTTCTTTGAGTGCGTTCTGAATGTAGATGAACTGAAGAACTATCAGCTTCGGATTCAAGAGGGTGAGCATGAGCGGGTGATCTATGACCCCTATGCTTTCCGCTCTCCAAACCTCACTGATTTTGATATCCATCTCTTTAATGAAGGGAATCACCATCGCATTTACGAGAAGCTAGGGGCACACCCCACCGAGGTAAATGGGGTCAAAGGCGTTTATTTTGCAGTTTGGGCACCGAATGCTCGAAATGTGTCCGTTCTGGGAGATTTCAATCAGTGGGATGGTAGGCTCCACCAGATGCGTATCCGGGGGAATGGGGTTTGGGAACTGTTCATTCCCGATTTACAGGCTGGAACGTCCTACAAGTACGAAATTAAGAACCATCAGGGTCACATCTACGAGAAGTCTGACCCATACGGCTTCTATCAGGAGGTGCGTCCTAAAACTGCCTCGATCGTTGCTGATCTGTCTGACTATGAATGGCAAGACAGCGACTGGATGGAAAAGCGCCGCCATAATGATGCTCTGACCCAACCTGTCTCAGTCTATGAGGTTCATATTGGTTCCTGGCTCCATGGTTCTGCGGCTGAACCAGCGCATGATCAGCATGGCAACCCGATTCCACCTGTGATTGTGGCGGATCTGAAACCGGGTGCAAGATTTCTCACCTACCGCGAATTAGCCGATCGCCTTATTCCCTATGTCAAGGAGTTAGGCTTTACTCACGTCGAGCTATTGCCCATTTCAGAGCATCCGTTTGATGGTTCTTGGGGCTATCAGGTCACGGGCTATTATGCAGTGACATCGCGCTATGGCACACCGCAAGACTTTATGTACTTTGTGGATCAGTGCCACCAAAATGGCATTGGGGTCATTATCGATTGGGTTCCCGGTCATTTTCCCAAAGATGGGCATGGGCTGGCATTCTTTGATGGCTCTCATCTGTATGAATATGCCGATCCGCGTAAAGGGGAACATAAGGAGTGGGGCACGCTCGTTTTCAACTATGCCCGTAACGAAGTGCGAAACTTCCTGGTTGCCAATGCGCTGTTCTGGTTCGACAAATACCACATTGACGGAATTCGCGTAGATGCCGTTGCCTCAATGCTGTATCTGGACTATCTTCGTCCTACGGGTGAATGGGTTCCCAATCAGTATGGCGGACGAGAAAACATCGAAGCAGCAGAGTTTCTGCGTCAGATGAATCATGTTGTCTTTAGCTACTTCCCCGGTGTGCTGACGATCGCTGAAGAGTCTACATCCTGGCCCATGGTTTCCTGGCCAACTTATGTCGGGGGGTTAGGTTTCAATCTCAAGTGGAATATGGGCTGGATGCATGACATGCTCGACTATTTCCACATGGATCCCTGGTTCCGCCAGTTTCACCAAAACAACATCACTTTTAGCATTTGGTATGCCTTCACCGAAAACTTTATGCTGGCGCTCTCGCATGACGAGGTGGTGCATGGTAAGAGTCCAATGATTGGCAAGATGCCGGGAGATGAGTGGCAGAAGTTTGCGAACCTGCGCTGTCTGTACACCTATATGTTCACGCATCCCGGCAAGAAAACGCTGTTCATGAGCAGTGAGTTTGGGCAGTGGAGCGAGTGGAACGTTTGGGGCGACCTGGAATGGCATTTGCTTCAGTATGAGCCGCATCAAAAGCTGAAATACTTTATGAGCCGTCTCAATCAGCTTTACCGGGATGAACCTGCGCTCTACCAGCTTGATTTCACAAGTGATGGCTTCGAGTGGATTGATTGTAGCGACAACCGCCATAGCGTTGTTTCTTTCATTCGGAGGGCAAAAGACCCAGATGAGTATGTGGTGATGGTTTGCAATTTCACGCCACAGCCCCACTCTCACTACCGCGTCGGTGTACCCGAATTAGGCTTTTATACAGAGCTATTTAACAGCGATGCGAGGGAATATGGCGGCAGCAACATGGGCAACCTCGGCGGCAAATGGGCAGAAGAATGGTCATTCCACAATCGTCCCTACTCGATCGACCTCTGCTTGCCACCCTTAGGGGTCTTAGTGCTGAAGCTCGATCGCCAGAAGACGCTGGAGGCACAAAAAGCCAAGAAACAGATTGAGGAATAA
- a CDS encoding sterol desaturase family protein, whose protein sequence is MWIAMIGCFISAFVLASLVEYWIHRLMHVNAKVGERHRDHHRRNEGQGVVWEFLDYIKGSLIVMCLMFFVSWQLGLGWFLGALAYAAFSAYAHQLQHENPTKCFWMKMPVHYVHHKYGMWHHNFGLGVDWWDHVFRTYKPVEWLTEEEMQRPERGYLELRWW, encoded by the coding sequence ATGTGGATCGCTATGATCGGCTGTTTTATTTCTGCCTTTGTGCTTGCCAGTTTGGTGGAATATTGGATACACCGACTGATGCACGTGAATGCAAAAGTGGGTGAACGACATCGAGATCACCACCGCCGGAACGAAGGACAGGGTGTTGTCTGGGAGTTCCTGGACTACATCAAGGGCAGCCTTATTGTGATGTGTCTGATGTTCTTTGTGTCCTGGCAACTGGGCTTGGGGTGGTTTTTAGGTGCGCTTGCCTACGCCGCTTTTTCTGCCTATGCTCATCAGTTGCAGCATGAGAACCCCACTAAATGCTTTTGGATGAAAATGCCCGTTCACTATGTCCATCACAAGTACGGCATGTGGCATCACAATTTTGGGCTAGGGGTTGATTGGTGGGATCACGTTTTCAGAACCTACAAGCCAGTAGAATGGCTAACCGAGGAAGAAATGCAGCGTCCTGAACGAGGCTATCTGGAACTGCGCTGGTGGTAG
- a CDS encoding class I fructose-bisphosphate aldolase, with amino-acid sequence MSENELRSTAQAMVAAGKGILAADESFGTANKRFQKLGIPTTEEMRRAYREMLFTTPGIGEFFSGVILFDETIRQSTQDGIPFTQVLSEQGILPGIKLDAGAKPLAKSPNELITEGLDGLRDRIAEYYGMGARFAKWRAVITIGENIPSRRCIEANAHALARYAALCQEGGLVPIVEPEVLMDGSHPIDRSYQVHEEVLMTVFDELHRYGIDLDQMILKPSMVIAGQDCSQQASVESVAQATVKCLLDCVPASVPGCAFLSGGQSDQKATEHLNAMNAMFSGKLPWKLTFSYGRALQQAAMQTWMGKAENVTSAQHELYRRAKCNSAAALGKYNPEMEKIAVSGRS; translated from the coding sequence ATGTCTGAGAATGAACTTCGATCGACCGCACAAGCGATGGTTGCGGCAGGAAAAGGAATTTTGGCGGCAGACGAAAGTTTTGGGACGGCAAACAAGCGATTTCAGAAATTAGGAATTCCTACAACTGAAGAAATGCGCCGGGCTTATCGGGAGATGCTATTTACCACGCCGGGAATTGGTGAGTTCTTTAGTGGCGTGATTTTATTTGACGAAACGATTCGCCAATCGACGCAAGATGGAATTCCCTTCACACAGGTTTTGAGCGAGCAGGGCATCCTTCCAGGAATCAAGCTGGATGCAGGTGCGAAACCGCTGGCAAAATCTCCGAACGAGCTGATTACAGAAGGCTTGGATGGACTACGCGATCGCATTGCTGAGTACTACGGGATGGGAGCAAGATTCGCCAAGTGGCGGGCGGTAATTACAATTGGTGAGAATATTCCCTCGCGTCGCTGTATTGAAGCCAATGCTCATGCGCTGGCTCGCTATGCGGCTCTCTGTCAGGAGGGGGGGCTTGTGCCGATTGTGGAGCCGGAAGTTTTAATGGATGGAAGCCATCCGATCGATCGCAGCTATCAAGTTCACGAAGAAGTTTTGATGACCGTTTTCGATGAACTGCATCGCTATGGGATTGACCTGGACCAGATGATACTGAAGCCAAGCATGGTAATTGCGGGTCAGGATTGCTCCCAACAAGCCAGCGTAGAATCAGTGGCGCAGGCAACAGTGAAGTGTTTGCTCGACTGTGTTCCTGCTTCTGTTCCTGGCTGTGCTTTCCTCTCAGGTGGGCAAAGTGACCAGAAAGCCACTGAACATCTGAATGCAATGAATGCCATGTTTAGCGGCAAACTTCCCTGGAAACTCACCTTCTCCTATGGTCGTGCTCTACAGCAAGCAGCGATGCAAACGTGGATGGGCAAAGCGGAGAACGTCACCAGTGCCCAGCATGAGCTATATCGTCGTGCCAAATGCAATAGTGCTGCTGCTTTGGGCAAATACAACCCTGAAATGGAAAAAATCGCTGTAAGCGGGCGATCGTAG
- a CDS encoding cobalt-precorrin-8X methylmutase has product MSSLNHPILSQSFAVIDREIGEHPFTPAEYAIVQRVIHSSADFEFKDLIRFSPGAIEGAILALRQGVPIVTDVSMVQQGILTMVGKTFNNPVISAIGQAPTALPGKTRTETGLLQCWQQFPQAIYVIGNAPTALLALCNCIQNQLRGDRLGSVEALPALVIGAPVGFISVVESKAALAQTTIPQIRIEGRKGGSPVASAILNALLVLAWETHDSLNQ; this is encoded by the coding sequence ATGTCTTCCCTCAACCACCCCATTCTGAGTCAAAGCTTTGCCGTCATCGATCGCGAAATTGGTGAACATCCTTTTACCCCAGCGGAATATGCGATCGTGCAGCGAGTGATTCACAGCAGTGCCGACTTTGAGTTTAAAGATCTGATCCGCTTCAGTCCAGGGGCGATCGAGGGGGCGATTTTGGCGCTACGACAGGGTGTGCCGATCGTTACAGATGTCAGTATGGTGCAGCAGGGAATTTTAACGATGGTGGGCAAAACCTTCAACAATCCGGTGATTTCTGCGATCGGTCAAGCACCTACTGCGCTGCCAGGCAAAACGCGAACTGAAACTGGATTATTGCAGTGCTGGCAGCAATTTCCTCAAGCAATTTATGTAATTGGTAATGCACCAACAGCTCTGCTGGCTTTGTGTAACTGCATCCAGAATCAACTGCGGGGCGATCGGCTGGGTTCTGTGGAGGCTCTGCCTGCCCTGGTGATTGGTGCGCCTGTTGGATTTATTTCTGTCGTGGAATCGAAAGCGGCTCTGGCTCAAACTACAATTCCCCAAATTCGCATTGAAGGGCGCAAGGGTGGCTCTCCAGTTGCATCTGCCATCCTCAACGCCCTACTTGTCTTGGCATGGGAAACCCATGATTCGCTCAACCAATGA
- a CDS encoding tetratricopeptide repeat protein — protein sequence MVIDDSLLPVIYLGILVVLLGAAGWFLFRQVWRTRRTEGTLARLQRKLSTSKGTAQEYYELGGILLDKRLYSQAIVQFQKALKAKDLEGIENKALLYNALGFSYAAQEQFDLAIRNYKEALELLPDYPTALNNLAFSYEKKQLISQALETYEQALKIDPKNSTAKRRADSLRKRFVPSS from the coding sequence ATGGTTATCGACGATAGTCTACTTCCCGTCATTTATTTGGGTATTTTGGTCGTGCTGCTGGGTGCAGCAGGCTGGTTCTTGTTCCGCCAAGTCTGGAGAACCCGTCGCACCGAAGGAACACTTGCCCGTTTGCAGCGCAAATTAAGCACTAGCAAAGGAACAGCTCAGGAATATTATGAACTGGGCGGCATTTTGTTGGATAAGCGGCTGTATAGTCAGGCGATCGTTCAGTTTCAGAAGGCGCTCAAAGCAAAAGATTTGGAAGGCATAGAAAACAAAGCTCTGCTCTATAATGCATTAGGATTTTCCTACGCAGCCCAAGAGCAGTTTGACTTGGCAATTCGGAACTACAAAGAAGCATTAGAACTTCTGCCCGACTATCCGACTGCTCTGAATAACCTGGCTTTCTCCTATGAGAAAAAACAGTTAATCAGTCAAGCCTTGGAGACTTATGAGCAAGCTCTAAAGATTGATCCGAAGAATTCAACAGCAAAGCGACGGGCTGATTCGTTACGGAAGCGATTTGTGCCTTCCTCGTAG
- a CDS encoding Bax inhibitor-1 family protein yields MSNTSNFRGAMREAKGLPIVGPNVIANALPYLGIGLILTAVGTYGGIGLLNSNPELFMPTFIGALILELILFFVASSVARQGKNSIALPVLAAYSLLSGFTLSGLVYVALGTQGVGIAGVGFAALGCGVTFVVGRSIGSNLSDQDGLALAKTIRIGIIALFVVLLAQLGFALFGIYTPSFLEIAISALGVLLFAGAAVVDFYILPRSYQDDQYLSAALSMYLTYINLFVFILRLLIAINSRD; encoded by the coding sequence ATGAGTAACACCAGTAATTTTCGTGGGGCAATGCGCGAAGCGAAAGGACTACCGATCGTTGGCCCAAATGTCATTGCAAATGCGCTTCCCTATTTAGGAATTGGGCTGATTTTGACTGCGGTAGGAACCTACGGCGGTATCGGCTTACTTAACTCAAATCCAGAGCTGTTTATGCCCACCTTCATCGGGGCGCTGATCCTGGAGCTGATTTTATTTTTTGTTGCTTCTAGCGTGGCTCGACAGGGCAAAAATAGCATTGCGCTGCCTGTGCTTGCTGCCTACAGCCTCCTGTCTGGCTTTACTTTGAGCGGTTTAGTCTATGTTGCCCTGGGAACTCAAGGAGTTGGAATTGCCGGGGTTGGGTTTGCGGCTCTGGGATGTGGCGTGACCTTTGTGGTGGGTCGATCGATCGGCTCAAATCTCTCTGACCAAGATGGGCTAGCCCTGGCAAAAACGATTCGGATTGGCATCATTGCCCTCTTCGTCGTTCTTCTAGCTCAACTGGGTTTTGCGCTGTTTGGCATTTATACCCCATCTTTCCTGGAAATTGCGATTTCAGCGCTGGGTGTTCTTCTGTTTGCTGGGGCTGCGGTGGTTGACTTCTACATACTGCCGCGCAGCTACCAAGATGATCAATATCTCTCAGCAGCACTATCGATGTATCTCACTTACATCAATTTGTTTGTGTTTATTCTACGCCTGCTGATTGCGATTAATAGCCGCGACTAG
- a CDS encoding RNA polymerase sigma factor SigF, with protein MATQSSLRANSLELLMAYKQNPSVALRNKLVRLNAGLVRKIAHRTSHQCSEPYEDLEQIGYLGLIRAIERFDLTHGHAFSSFAVPYIRGEMLHFLRDRGNSIKIPRRWQDLQKEGMRIRADLTAQLGHAPSDAEVANKLGVSTYEWGEIKSCARNRMPLSLDATVSQQIDSPMTLGETLPDLHYQVLQKLEEDRQQLQRALNQLEDKTRAAIEFVFFSDLSRKEVAEKIGVSPMTVTRRIQRGLEQMLSFLQPQALQTDP; from the coding sequence ATGGCTACTCAATCTTCCCTCCGCGCAAATAGTCTTGAATTGTTGATGGCTTACAAACAAAATCCATCAGTTGCCCTTCGTAATAAGCTAGTCAGGTTAAATGCAGGGCTAGTCCGTAAAATTGCACACCGTACGAGCCATCAATGCTCTGAACCCTACGAAGATTTGGAACAGATTGGATACCTAGGTTTGATTCGAGCGATCGAACGCTTTGACCTGACTCACGGACATGCCTTTAGCTCCTTCGCCGTTCCCTACATTCGCGGTGAAATGCTGCACTTCCTGCGCGATCGGGGCAACTCCATCAAAATCCCGCGTCGCTGGCAAGACCTCCAGAAAGAAGGAATGCGGATTCGGGCAGATCTAACAGCACAACTCGGTCACGCACCCTCAGATGCAGAAGTGGCGAATAAGCTGGGTGTTAGTACATATGAGTGGGGTGAAATTAAGTCTTGCGCTCGGAACCGTATGCCCCTTAGCCTCGATGCAACCGTTTCCCAGCAGATAGACTCACCCATGACGCTAGGTGAAACCTTACCTGATCTGCATTACCAAGTGCTGCAAAAGCTGGAAGAAGACCGCCAACAGCTACAACGTGCCCTAAACCAGCTTGAAGATAAGACCAGAGCTGCCATTGAGTTTGTTTTTTTTAGTGACCTGTCGCGCAAAGAAGTTGCAGAAAAAATTGGTGTTAGTCCGATGACCGTGACTCGTCGGATTCAGCGTGGCTTAGAGCAAATGCTGTCCTTCCTGCAACCCCAAGCGCTTCAAACGGATCCATAG